One Panicum virgatum strain AP13 chromosome 3N, P.virgatum_v5, whole genome shotgun sequence DNA segment encodes these proteins:
- the LOC120665778 gene encoding 60S ribosomal protein L13a-4-like, whose protein sequence is MVSGSGVCAKRIVVDARHHMHGRLASIIAKELLNGQKVVVVRCDEICMSGGLVRQKMKYLRFLRKRMNTKPSHGPIHFRAPAKILWRTIRGMIPHKTKRGEAALARLKTYEGVPPPYDRTKRMVIPDALKVLRLQPGHKYCLLGELSKEVGWNYHDTIRELEEKRKEKAKVAYERRKQLAKLRVKAEKAAEEKLGSQLKILAPIKY, encoded by the exons ATGGTGTCTGGCTCCGGCGTGTGCGCCAAGCGCATCGTGGTGGACGCGCGCCACCACATGCACGGCCGCCTCGCCTCGATTATCGCCAAGGAGCTGCTCAACGGCCAGAAGGTTGTGGTGGTCCGCTGTGACGAGATCTGCATGTCTGGTGGCCTCGTCCGCCAGAAGATGAAGTACCTCCGCTTCCTCCGCAAGAGGATGAACACCAAGCCGTCCCACGGGCCCATCCACTTCCGCGCCCCAGCCAAGATCCTGTGGCGCACCATCCGCGG TATGATTCCGCACAAGACCAAGAGGGGAGAGGCTGCGCTCGCGAGGCTCAAGACGTACGAGGGCGTCCCGCCGCCGTACGACAGGACCAAGCGCATGGTCATCCCTGACGCGCTCAA GGTTCTGAGGCTGCAGCCTGGGCACAAGTACTGCCTCCTCGGCGAGCTCTCCAAAGAGGTCGGATGGAACTACCATGACACCATCAGG GAGCTCgaggagaagaggaaggagaaggccaAGGTTGCCTATGAGAGGAGGAAGCAACTGGCTAAGCTCCGTGTCAAGGCTGAGAAGGCCGCTGAGGAGAAGCTGGGATCTCAGCTGAAGATTCTTGCCCCGATCAAGTACTGA